Part of the Paeniglutamicibacter sulfureus genome, CTCGCAGTAATTTCAGTGCAAACACCCCGTTGCCGGGGCGAGTACCTTTCTGAACCGCGTTGAATCACGTAGCTGCAAGTGGATTCCACAGTGGAATTGACTCCCCTACGTCCCATTTCAGGACAGTCTCGAAAGGACACACCCATCATGGCAACAGGTACCGTTAAGTGGTTCAACGCCGAAAAGGGCTTCGGCTTCATCGCTCCGGACGACAACTCGGATGATGTTTTCGCACACTACTCCGCCATCCAGTCGAACGGCTTCCGTTCGCTCGAAGAGGGCCAGCGCGTTGAGTTTGAAGTTACTCAGGGCCAGAAGGGCCTTCAGGCCACCGATATCCGCGCTGTCTAAGCTTCGGATCATCAACTTCGGCATTTAGCTGATTAGTGGTGGGCGGCACTCCCCTTGGGGGGTGCCGCCCACTACTGTTTTAACTTCCGAGGCCCTTTCCTTGACTGATGGTTCCGGGTCACCAGCTGAAAAAGCCGTGCGCCGCTTCCTTGGTTTCCAGGTGGAACACCAGGTTTTGGGGCCCTTGCGGCACCACGATGACCATCCACTCCTCCATGCCGCTGGGCTGGATCGACCGATTGTCCAGCTTGCGCACGATGAGGTCCAGGAAGGTTCCGCTGTCCGATTGCGAGGATTGCTGCACGAGTGCCAGTTCCCGCCTGGCATTCGTGGCACTTCCCTGGCCATGCGCGGCCTGCAGGTTCGCCAGGTTCTCCTCCACCATTTCCGCCTGAAAGCCGCCCAACGTCTCATCCCCGTTCCCGGTCAGGAGTGCCGAACCGTGGATCCGCCCGAGCGCCTCGGCCAGGTCCCCGAGGCAGTGCCCGGGCAACCCGGGATCCGCCCACTCCGGCTCGTTGGTGATCATGGCTGTTCCGGCATTCACCCAGTCACCCGCGGCAGCCAAGAGGTCCGCGGCGATCTGTGCTTCGGTCCCCGGGGATATCCCCACTGGCTCCGCCACGCCGCCGGACCGCGGGCAATCGGGCGGTAGCTCGGCCAGCAGATCGGGAGTCGGCAGGGTGGACGGCGCAGGTTCGGGCGGATCCGGAACCAGCACGGTGCATGCACCCAGGGTGCTTGCCAGCAGGCCGCCGGCCAACAGCCACGCAATCCGCTTCATGCCTCAAAATCCTACGCCCGGGTGGACAGGATGCGTGTGTGTCCGGACACCGCGGGAATGAAACCGGACGGGCCCTAGTTGCCGCTAATGTGAGCATTCCTTTGTCGATCCTTGATCTTGCCCCCATCCGCCGTGGCGGTTCCGCCGCCGAGACCTTCGCCCAGAGCGTCGAATTGGCCCAAACCGCCGAGGCGACCGGCTACAAGCGCGTCTGGTACGCCGAACACCACAACATGAACTCGATCGCTTCGTCAGCGACCTCGGTGCTCATCGGCCACGTCGCCCACCACACCAGCACCATTCGTTTGGGCTCCGGCGGCGTCATGCTGCCCAACCACTCGCCGCTGGTGATTGCCGAGCAATTCGGCACCCTCGAGACACTTTTCCCGGGCCGCATCGACCTGGGCCTCGGGCGTGCGCCGGGCACCGACCAGGCCACGTTCCGGGCCATGCGCCGCGATCCCGCGGCCTCCGATGCGTTCCCGCACGATGTGCTCGAGCTGCAGGCGTTTCTCGGGGACACCTCGCGCATCGAGGGAATCCATGCCTACCCCGGGCGCGGAACCAACGTTCCGCTCTACATCCTGGGTTCAAGCCTCTTTGGCGCCCGGCTGGCTGCCCAACTGGGCCTGCCGTACTCCTTCGCCTCGCATTTTGCCCCCGATGCCCTGGTGCAGGCGACGACCGCGTACCGCAACGAGTTCCGCCCCTCCGAGTTCCTGGCCGAGCCATACGTCATTGCCGGTGTCGGCGTGGTTGCCGCCGGGACCAACGCCGAGGCGCAAGCCATCATGGAACAGGTTCGCCGCGATCGAATCCGGATGATGCTGGGACGCAACCGCGAAACCGAGTTCACCGATGCCGAGGTGGAAATGCTGTTGGATTCACCGCACGGGGATTCGATCATGAAGATGCTCCAGTACACCGCGGTGGGCGACGGATCGGCAGTGGCCGAATACCTGCACGAGTTCGCGCGCACGGCAGGGGCCGATGAACTGATCACGGTACACAACTCCAGCAACTCCGCCCAGCGCCTGGAGTCGGTGAAGATCACCGCCAAGGCCATGTCCATGGCACCGGCGAACTAGCCACACCATAATCGGCATATGCAAGATGGCCACCGGGATTTCCCGGTGGCCGTCTTGCATATGCTTTCGGCGGACCCTACCGGCCCGGCAGCACCCAGCGGCGCACGCCCATGACCAGCACCGTGACAAGCAGGACCAAAAGCAGGCCGTCCGCGGCGATGTAGAAGTAGTGCCAGCTTGAACCGCCGGCCTCGGCCCCGGCCAGCACCGCCTCGGTGCGCTTGGCCAGGAACGGCCTGATCAGCGCGATCTTGGCCAGCAACACGGCACCCAACCCGGCGACCACCCACAGGTATGCCCGATCCATGCCTCGCTTGATGCAGGAAGCGGCAAGCACAATGAAGAAGACCACTTCCACGATGTTCATCGCGGCGAAAACCAGCTGACCGATTCCCAGGCCCAGCGCCAGGGTCATCCCCGGGGCCATGAACTTCAGCGGCGTCTCGATGAACGAAATCCCGATCAGCAAACCCAGCCACAATGCAGGTGCCAGGATCCTTCCGGCGGCGGCAAGCAATGCCGGGCGGTTGATGGCCGGTGTGAAGAATCGGGGGGAAATGTCGCTGTCCATATATCGACCTTACTCCGCCTGAGGGCCTGCTTCGGTGCGCGAAAAAGTGCCCATTCCCATACGGTCGGATGCAACATAGGCTGTAATCAATCGGGGATCAGTCGCAGTTCCCGGCCTATGGAGAAAAGAGGGGCACGATGAGCAATAGCTTTGATGACACCGTCTTCGATGAGCCGATCGACGACGACATGTACGAACCCGGCGACGGACGGGACGGCCAGCCCTACGAAGGTTCGTCCGACAGTCCCGAGTCCATGACCGCCCTCGATCCACTGCGCAAGCACCTTTATCTCCTCGATGACGACCTGACCGCCGAGGACGATGCCGACGACGAGGAAACCGTCGAGGAAGAGTGGACCGAGGACGAAGTCCTCGAGGAAGAAAGCCACTAGCTTCGTCGCCCGTCTAGGATGGGACGGGCGCGGTCCATCAGTGGTCCGCGCTCTCACCCCGCCCGAGGCACAGGAGTTTCAGTGGTCAACCCGGTTCATTTGCGCACGCTGCTGGAAGTGGTGACGCAGAAGTCCTTCGCCGCCTCCGCCCTGCGCCTGGGCTACACGCCCTCGGCGGTCTCGCAGCAAATGTCGGCGCTGGAACGCGACACCGGGACCACCCTTTTCACCCGCGGTGCCAAGAGCATCGAGCCCACGCCCGCGGCCCTGACCATGGTGCGCCATGCCAAGCGCGTGCTCACGGACATCGACGCGCTCATGGCAGCGACCTCCACCCCGGACCTTGACCCGAGCGGCAAGCCGTTGCAGGAACTGCGCATCGGCATTTTTCCCTCCCTGGCCACCTATGCCCTGCCCAAGCTGCTGGGATCCCGGGACTGGGACCAGCTCGGCATCGCCCTGCGCGTGAACGTGGGAGAACCCCACCAGACCATTACAGGCCTGCGCCAGGACGGGGAGCTGGACCTCGCGCTGATCTTCCAAGTGGGCCAGGGAGGTCTCGCATGGCCGGCGCAGATGGAACGCCAGTGGCTGGGCGATGACCCGTTCCGCGTAGTGGTTCCGGCATCCTGGAAACTCGACGGCACCTCCGTCTTCAGCGCCGCCCAGCTGGCGGACATGCCCTGGATCATGCACCATCCGGGCACCAGCGATGCCACGGTGATCTCCCGGCTCTTTGCCGCATTCAACATCCATCCCCGGGTGGTCGCCCATTCGGACGACTTCAATGCCTCGCTGCACATGGCCGCCGCCGGGTTGGGCGCCGCGCTGGTTCCGGAGCTTGCCATGCTGCGGGCACCTGCAGGCATCCAGGTAATCGACGCGCCCGAGATCCGTCTGGCCCGCAGCATCTTCGCGCTGCGTCCGGAAGGTCGGGACAACCCCAAGGTCGGGGTGTTCATGGACCGGCTCACCAACGTCCTGGCAGAGCTGAGCATCGGGCCCAAGCGGCGCTAACCAAGGAGCGGGGGCGCATCAGGGCGGTCACACCCTATGGGTCCTGGCACCTTGCTGGACAGGATCCCGGACGGGAAGCATCGTTGCAACGCGCCTCGCACCTTCGGTGCGTTGAACTCAGTCCACGAAGGTTGGCTTCAACCACAACGAGGTAATACCGGAGCTATCGGCTCCGATGACCGTGTCCGCGGCGATGCGAGTCAAGCTCTCATCGGGTCCTCCGCTCGTGATGCGGCACCACCCCCGTATCCGCATCGAATTGGGTCCACCACACCTCCGCGGGATCACTGCCGTCGCGGCGAATGCTGACACTTGCTTGTGAATCCAATTCCGGCTCATCAACCATGACAACCCCGTCAACGGCACCTGAGGGCATTCCCGGGACGGCAAGCCAGGACGACTGGGGTGAGTATCCCCAAACGTAGAGAAGAATGCCGTTGGGCATCCCGACGTCCACAAGAACCGAATCCACGGCCAACGAGGCAGGTGAACCCCTGCGTGCCGCCACTTCGCCTGGATCATTCGGGGTGAAATCGAATGCCTGATCGGCCACGCGGTAGACCACACGGCCGGAAATTGGCGAGGTGAGCGGAATGACGTTCACCTAGAAATCCACTACCACCAGGATGCCGACAACGCCGAGGCTAAGCACCGCGATGCTCATCGCGAGGATCGCCACGACGTCGGCCCGCAGCCGCTCGGATTTGATCCCGTGGGAAGCCACGGTATACCGGTGGCGCTGCGTGGCATAGATGCTTCCGGCCGCCAGCAGTGCCAGCACGATCATTGCCAGGATCCCCACCCCGTAATGCGGCAGCCAGCGCAGGAAGACCAGCGCGGCTACGCAGAGCGAGAGCGTGGTCCGTCCCCAGGACATGACGGTGCGTTCGGGCTGCAGCCCGGGGTCCAGGTGCAGAGGCGGCCGCGGCGCGGTGCTCATTGGTCCAGGGAGATCAGTACCGCGACCACAGCTGCGGCCAGGGCGCTGCCCAGGCCCAGGATCGGGATGATCAGCGGAAGCGGCAGCGGCTTCGCTTGGCGCATGGACATCTCGATGCTGCGCCAGCGCAAGGCGGAACCGGCGCTGATGAGCATGCCGATGACAATGAGCAGCACCGAGATGCCGGTGCGCAGCGGGCCGGGGAAGGCGGCTGCGGCGAATGCCTCCAGGGCGATGCCGCCAGCCAGGAAGGCGAGGGCGGTGCGGATCCAGGCCAGGAAGGTGCGTTCGTTGGCGAGGGTGAAGCGCGGATCCGGTTCTTGTCCCCCGGGCAGGACGAGTTTGGCAAGTCTCCCGCGTTCGTCGTTCTGGTCGGTCGATGCCATCAGCCGGCGTGCTCCCTTGTTTTTGTGTCTCCACGACCCGGCAGTGTCCCCCGCCGGAAATCCTTTTCAGGATACCGGGCAGTCGATGATGCGGGCCAACCACCCGTTCCATCGAGCCGGGTGTTGGATTATTTGCCGCCGACCAAGGTCTGCCGCGGCTTGAGCACCACACTGCTTGGCTTTGGGGTTCCGGGCTGCAGGCAAATCACCTCGCCGTCGCTGGCAGCTGACACTGCCCGGGCAATGCCCGCACCGGCCTTCACCGTGGTGGTGCAAAAGTTCCCCGGCTTGATGGTGGTTTCCACCGGAGGCCCCACGCTTGGCTCGATACCCGTGATCCAGGCCGAACGCGCACCGACGCCGGAATCCTTTCCACGGAACTCCTTCCCAGGCAGGGTCTTGGATCGTCCGGACATGGATGTGGCCGTGGCGGAGACGATGCTCAGGTCCTTGCCACGCTCGAACTCCACGCTCATCACATTCTCGAGCCCAAAGACCTCGGCCATCTCTTCCTGGCTGGTGCCTTGTTCCCAGGCGTCGTAGGGGTTCTTGGCGCTGGCCTCCAGCGACCAGGGATCGGGACGCGAACGCAGATAGGGTCGCGCGGCACCGCCCCAGACGTCCTCGCTGTCGCGGGTGGCACCTCCGGTCGAGGAGGAATACAGGGTTTCGGCCAGCCTCCCGTCGTACACCACGACCTTGCCGCTGCGCGGAACGCCCGCGTCATTGCGCTTTATCGTCGCCTCCACTGCGGCCTTCCACCTGGCCCCGTAACCGGATTTCTCGTTCTCCTTCTTCCAGCCGGTGAATTTCTGGTCCTGCACCTCGTCCGTGACGTTGCAGTCGCAGGAATCCCTGACCGTGTTCAGCTTGCGCATGGCGTACGTCCGGCCGGCAATCGCCTGGGCCTGCAGCACGGCGCGAGGCCACGACGAGGGGACCTCGGCCAGGCCGTAGAGGTATTCGTCGTTGAGCCGCAGCGCCGCCACCAGGTTCACCCGGTCATCCAGCAGCCCCGCTTCCAGGTAGCCGTGCCTGTAGACCCCGGGCGCCGAGGATTCTTCGTTGGCGCCGGGCACCGAGATCGTCGCACGGTTTTTCGCTGGCCAGTCGCGTGTGCCTTCCCACAGAATGATCAGCTTGCCGGTGACCTTGTTGGCTTCGGGCGCCGGATCCACGTCGGGAACGCCGTCTTCGTTGTTGTCCCGCGGAACCACGTCGAATCCATCCGGCGTCCTCAACTCGTAGGCCAACTGCGAACCCGCGCGTCCAAGGACGAGTTTTGAGCCCGCCGGTGCCGTGTAGGCCTGATTCGCCGTTGGGTCGATGACCTGCATTTTTCCGCCTGAAACCACCACTTCGCTGGTCTTCGATGTCAGCACCTGTACCCGGATGTCGCTGGCAGCGGCGGTGCTGCTGTCGGTGACCTCGGCGGGGTTGTAGTAGTACTCCAGGATGTCAGTGGCGCTGCTTCCCCCGGCCGCCATGGCCCGGGCCCCGTACTGGCTCATGCCCACGCCGTGTCCCCAGCCGGCACCGCTCACCGTGAAGTCGGGAAGTTCGGTGGTCGCGGGCAGCCAGTAGGAGGTCCCGTCGGGGCGCACCCCGAGAATGCCGCCGGTGAAGGGCTGTCGGGTATCGCTGCCGGCACTGTAGTGCCCACCGCTCGGATAGCCGAAGGGGCCGTTTTCCCAACCGGTGTCGGCCCAGGCCCGGACCAGGTCATGGGGCACAAGCACCGCCGGGGACGTGGCGGCATACACCTCGATCCCTTCCGGGTGCGAGCGCCACAACATCCCGTCCTTGAACTCGCCAGCCTTCGCGTCGGCTTCCTCGGGCCTCTGCGATTCCTGGTCCGGGTGGGCCTCGGTGGCGATCGGTGTCAGGTTCACGCCCTCGGCCACGTGCACGGGAGACGCGGCAGTGGCCGGGTCCCCCGGAACCAACAGGACGGCTAAGAGCAGGACAGCGGCGGACATGGCGGTTTTTCTCACGGTGTTTCCCCAAACAACATTGCGAGCGGAAGTCCGGGTGGTGCCGGCTGCCTTTGGGGACGATCCTACGTCAAGCCGACGCGGTAGGCACCCCCTTCCCGGGGACGACTTCGGGGCCATGGCCCGGCTGCCTGGGTCAACGAAACCACATCCCCGGATTGCTGTGGGCGGGCATGGCGTTGTTGCCGCACCCGGGTTTCGCATCGGAGCCGGTTCGGCGATATCTTGGCATCAACCACATATCGGCACGGCAAGGAACCAGGACCATCACGATCACCAGCCATATCCGCTCCACCCGCAGCGGGCCCCTGGGCCTCATCGAGCTGCGGAGGCCCATAAGCATCAATGCACTCACTGGCCCGATGCTCCGGGAATTGACCGATGTGTTGGAAAACTGGAGGACCGACCCGGCCGTGTCAATGTTGGTGCTGCGCGGAGAGGGCGTGCGCGGCTTCTGTGCCGGCGGGGACATCAAGGACTTCCACGAAGCGGTGACCAACGGCGGACACTCCGGGTTCCTTGACCTTCTTTCCCTGGAATTCAGGCTCGATCAGATGATCGCGAGCTACCCCAAACCGGTACTCACCCTGGTGCACGGGCTGTGCATGGGCGGCGGGATCGGCCTGGCCTCGCATGCCGCCATCCGCATCGCCACCCCCGAAGCGCATTACGCCATGCCGGAGGCGCGCATTGGCTACAGCCCGGACGTGGGTGCCACGCACCTGATGGCAAGGGCACCGGGACACCTCGGCGAATACCTGGTGTTGACCGGCGACACCTTCACCGGTGCGGATGCGGTGGAACTCGGCTTTGCCGACATGCTGGTCGATGGGGATCGTTTCGAGGAGGTCATCGAGGCCCT contains:
- the cspE gene encoding transcription antiterminator/RNA stability regulator CspE gives rise to the protein MATGTVKWFNAEKGFGFIAPDDNSDDVFAHYSAIQSNGFRSLEEGQRVEFEVTQGQKGLQATDIRAV
- a CDS encoding LysR family transcriptional regulator; this translates as MVNPVHLRTLLEVVTQKSFAASALRLGYTPSAVSQQMSALERDTGTTLFTRGAKSIEPTPAALTMVRHAKRVLTDIDALMAATSTPDLDPSGKPLQELRIGIFPSLATYALPKLLGSRDWDQLGIALRVNVGEPHQTITGLRQDGELDLALIFQVGQGGLAWPAQMERQWLGDDPFRVVVPASWKLDGTSVFSAAQLADMPWIMHHPGTSDATVISRLFAAFNIHPRVVAHSDDFNASLHMAAAGLGAALVPELAMLRAPAGIQVIDAPEIRLARSIFALRPEGRDNPKVGVFMDRLTNVLAELSIGPKRR
- a CDS encoding SpoIID/LytB domain-containing protein, with protein sequence MSAAVLLLAVLLVPGDPATAASPVHVAEGVNLTPIATEAHPDQESQRPEEADAKAGEFKDGMLWRSHPEGIEVYAATSPAVLVPHDLVRAWADTGWENGPFGYPSGGHYSAGSDTRQPFTGGILGVRPDGTSYWLPATTELPDFTVSGAGWGHGVGMSQYGARAMAAGGSSATDILEYYYNPAEVTDSSTAAASDIRVQVLTSKTSEVVVSGGKMQVIDPTANQAYTAPAGSKLVLGRAGSQLAYELRTPDGFDVVPRDNNEDGVPDVDPAPEANKVTGKLIILWEGTRDWPAKNRATISVPGANEESSAPGVYRHGYLEAGLLDDRVNLVAALRLNDEYLYGLAEVPSSWPRAVLQAQAIAGRTYAMRKLNTVRDSCDCNVTDEVQDQKFTGWKKENEKSGYGARWKAAVEATIKRNDAGVPRSGKVVVYDGRLAETLYSSSTGGATRDSEDVWGGAARPYLRSRPDPWSLEASAKNPYDAWEQGTSQEEMAEVFGLENVMSVEFERGKDLSIVSATATSMSGRSKTLPGKEFRGKDSGVGARSAWITGIEPSVGPPVETTIKPGNFCTTTVKAGAGIARAVSAASDGEVICLQPGTPKPSSVVLKPRQTLVGGK
- a CDS encoding enoyl-CoA hydratase/isomerase family protein, yielding MALLPHPGFASEPVRRYLGINHISARQGTRTITITSHIRSTRSGPLGLIELRRPISINALTGPMLRELTDVLENWRTDPAVSMLVLRGEGVRGFCAGGDIKDFHEAVTNGGHSGFLDLLSLEFRLDQMIASYPKPVLTLVHGLCMGGGIGLASHAAIRIATPEAHYAMPEARIGYSPDVGATHLMARAPGHLGEYLVLTGDTFTGADAVELGFADMLVDGDRFEEVIEALPDFEAMSAPDIAAGLEVFFGSFAVSPLASAQPWIDAAFGAPTPEQILERLDAMAHPAARAAAARMRANCPTSLQCALLAVRAAREADHLPSALARELRVADYLMHRDDLAEGIRAQVIDKDRSPAWNPAELAQVDREAIAAVIADPQ
- a CDS encoding DUF202 domain-containing protein — its product is MSTAPRPPLHLDPGLQPERTVMSWGRTTLSLCVAALVFLRWLPHYGVGILAMIVLALLAAGSIYATQRHRYTVASHGIKSERLRADVVAILAMSIAVLSLGVVGILVVVDF
- a CDS encoding YidH family protein; this translates as MASTDQNDERGRLAKLVLPGGQEPDPRFTLANERTFLAWIRTALAFLAGGIALEAFAAAAFPGPLRTGISVLLIVIGMLISAGSALRWRSIEMSMRQAKPLPLPLIIPILGLGSALAAAVVAVLISLDQ
- a CDS encoding LLM class flavin-dependent oxidoreductase, giving the protein MSIPLSILDLAPIRRGGSAAETFAQSVELAQTAEATGYKRVWYAEHHNMNSIASSATSVLIGHVAHHTSTIRLGSGGVMLPNHSPLVIAEQFGTLETLFPGRIDLGLGRAPGTDQATFRAMRRDPAASDAFPHDVLELQAFLGDTSRIEGIHAYPGRGTNVPLYILGSSLFGARLAAQLGLPYSFASHFAPDALVQATTAYRNEFRPSEFLAEPYVIAGVGVVAAGTNAEAQAIMEQVRRDRIRMMLGRNRETEFTDAEVEMLLDSPHGDSIMKMLQYTAVGDGSAVAEYLHEFARTAGADELITVHNSSNSAQRLESVKITAKAMSMAPAN